The following proteins are co-located in the Haloarcula rubripromontorii genome:
- a CDS encoding cation diffusion facilitator family transporter, with product MAGSKSVVIAALIANGAIAILKFFGFLLTGSAAMLSETYHSISDTGNQVFLLIGIRFSERERDRRHPFGYGKAQFFYSFLVSVFLFGIAGWESAKHGWNELTAGGHGGGGHAGEAVEFLFFSFQPPAWLDPLWVNYTVLLGAFVFETYALVKARAEMKRQIDRNDWSGYREAFRKTSDVTTLTALTEDAIALAGIVIALVGLFLEQQTGNPFFDRISALLIGIMLMGFALALAWENKRLLLGESLPTDEEQRLRDVVMQNGNVDEIIGFRTVYFGPNEVLVFADLRFDPALDTESMDAEITALESAMQDTNDDIRKVYVEPEL from the coding sequence ATGGCAGGGAGTAAATCGGTCGTCATCGCCGCACTGATAGCCAACGGCGCGATCGCGATTCTGAAGTTCTTCGGCTTCCTTCTTACGGGGAGTGCCGCGATGCTGTCGGAGACGTACCACAGCATCTCAGACACCGGGAATCAGGTGTTCCTGCTCATCGGTATCCGGTTCAGCGAGCGGGAGCGCGACCGCCGTCATCCCTTCGGCTACGGCAAGGCGCAGTTCTTCTATAGCTTCCTCGTCTCCGTGTTCCTGTTCGGCATCGCCGGCTGGGAGAGCGCGAAACACGGCTGGAACGAGCTCACGGCCGGCGGCCACGGCGGGGGTGGACACGCCGGCGAGGCCGTCGAGTTCCTGTTTTTCTCTTTCCAGCCCCCGGCGTGGCTGGACCCGCTGTGGGTCAACTACACCGTCCTCCTCGGCGCGTTCGTGTTTGAGACGTACGCGCTCGTGAAGGCCCGCGCCGAGATGAAACGCCAGATCGACCGCAACGACTGGTCGGGCTACCGCGAGGCGTTCCGCAAGACCAGCGACGTGACCACACTGACCGCACTGACAGAAGACGCCATCGCGCTCGCGGGTATCGTCATCGCGCTGGTCGGCCTGTTCCTCGAACAGCAGACCGGCAACCCCTTTTTCGACCGGATCTCCGCGCTGCTCATCGGCATCATGCTGATGGGCTTTGCCCTGGCGCTGGCCTGGGAGAACAAGCGTCTGTTGCTGGGAGAAAGTCTCCCGACGGACGAGGAACAGCGGCTTCGTGACGTTGTTATGCAGAACGGGAACGTGGACGAAATTATCGGCTTCCGGACGGTGTATTTCGGCCCGAACGAGGTCCTCGTCTTCGCCGACCTGCGGTTCGACCCTGCCCTCGATACGGAGTCGATGGATGCAGAAATAACGGCGCTGGAATCGGCGATGCAGGACACTAACGACGACATCAGGAAAGTCTACGTCGAGCCGGAACTGTAA
- a CDS encoding TRAM domain-containing protein, whose translation MADCPLADDCPKFTERIQGMGCTHYGDRGGAEWCNHYNQPISELKSQPVKMGEEVTVDVEDIHESGAGVGRTEDGFIIMVDGVLPPARSLVKVTNVHSNHARAEEIERLEMDEAPSEAESGESDAETDETDDDPDDDGRRLGSRDNFWGS comes from the coding sequence ATGGCCGACTGTCCGCTCGCAGACGACTGTCCCAAATTCACCGAACGAATCCAGGGGATGGGCTGTACCCACTACGGCGACCGCGGCGGTGCCGAGTGGTGCAATCACTACAATCAGCCGATCTCGGAACTCAAGAGCCAGCCGGTCAAGATGGGCGAGGAGGTCACCGTCGACGTCGAAGACATCCACGAGAGCGGGGCCGGTGTCGGGCGGACCGAGGACGGCTTCATCATCATGGTCGATGGCGTGCTCCCGCCGGCTCGCTCGCTCGTCAAAGTGACGAACGTCCACTCGAACCACGCCCGGGCCGAGGAAATCGAGCGCCTAGAGATGGACGAAGCACCGTCCGAAGCCGAATCCGGTGAGAGCGACGCCGAGACCGACGAGACGGACGACGACCCCGACGATGACGGCCGCCGTCTCGGAAGCCGGGACAACTTCTGGGGCAGCTAG
- a CDS encoding zinc ribbon domain-containing protein, which produces MALGQVELAVRVIAGLFVIVAPTLLFLGLWRGLEAMRDDELIQQVHQHAEMQDQSPAGPDWPVDAVRDAESSPLSETSLSVVTCDTCGTPNMEDATYCQECLTELA; this is translated from the coding sequence ATGGCACTCGGCCAGGTAGAGCTGGCGGTACGCGTCATCGCTGGCCTGTTCGTCATCGTCGCGCCGACGCTGCTGTTTCTGGGGCTCTGGCGCGGCCTCGAAGCGATGCGTGACGACGAACTCATCCAACAGGTCCACCAGCACGCCGAGATGCAGGACCAGTCGCCGGCTGGCCCTGACTGGCCGGTCGACGCAGTCCGTGACGCTGAGTCGTCGCCGCTGTCGGAGACCAGTCTGTCAGTCGTAACCTGTGACACCTGCGGCACGCCGAACATGGAAGATGCCACCTACTGCCAGGAGTGTCTCACAGAACTGGCGTAG
- a CDS encoding DUF7859 family protein, with translation MADLLTYALLAAVLLFFFFMYLMLRRTFQGFKEGFQQSKKK, from the coding sequence ATGGCTGACCTGCTCACGTACGCGCTCCTCGCTGCTGTGCTCCTGTTTTTCTTTTTCATGTATCTGATGCTCCGGCGGACCTTTCAGGGGTTCAAGGAAGGGTTCCAGCAGAGCAAGAAGAAGTAG
- a CDS encoding DUF373 family protein: protein MLLVLCIDLDDDLGRKTGIETPVIGRDAVVDAAVALASNDPEDSDVNVLFEGVHIYDDITDEPVEVAAVTGVDGSDVAANRAVGEEVDTVLASLAASEDVRALIVTDGAQDESVVPVIRSRVRIDGVRRVVVRQAQNLESMYYTIKQVLDDPETRGTILVPLGILLLIYPLTIAIEALGYPGSALGVISGLLGLYILARGLGAEKILDEAVERTTAGLYAGRVTIITYVVAAALLAIGGVNGVQELERQTDPDALEVIASLVSGAIQWFAAAGITSSLGRVTDEYLDGSFRWRYLNAPFYVLSIALVLHAVSAFFLGAQDLEYLAIMLTGGTLLGLVSTLAFAVAEARFDRPEQHNQGPGGPSSE, encoded by the coding sequence ATGCTGCTGGTGCTGTGTATCGACCTCGACGACGACCTCGGCCGCAAGACCGGCATCGAGACGCCCGTCATCGGGCGCGATGCCGTCGTGGACGCAGCGGTGGCGCTGGCCTCGAACGACCCGGAGGACTCCGACGTGAACGTCCTGTTCGAGGGCGTTCACATCTACGACGACATCACCGACGAACCGGTCGAAGTCGCGGCCGTCACCGGCGTCGACGGGAGCGATGTCGCCGCCAACCGCGCGGTCGGCGAGGAGGTCGATACCGTTCTCGCCTCGCTGGCGGCCAGCGAGGACGTGCGGGCGCTCATCGTCACCGACGGCGCACAGGACGAGTCGGTGGTCCCCGTCATCCGCTCGCGGGTCCGCATCGACGGCGTCCGCCGCGTCGTCGTCCGTCAGGCCCAGAACCTCGAATCGATGTACTACACCATCAAGCAGGTACTTGATGACCCGGAAACCCGCGGCACGATTCTGGTGCCGCTGGGTATTCTCCTGCTAATCTACCCGCTGACAATCGCTATTGAAGCGCTTGGCTACCCCGGCTCTGCGCTGGGCGTCATCTCCGGCCTGCTCGGACTCTATATCCTCGCCCGAGGCCTCGGCGCCGAGAAGATACTGGACGAAGCGGTCGAGCGAACGACCGCCGGACTGTACGCCGGGCGCGTGACGATTATCACCTACGTCGTCGCGGCCGCACTGCTTGCTATCGGCGGCGTCAACGGTGTTCAGGAACTCGAACGCCAGACGGACCCCGATGCACTCGAAGTCATCGCGTCGCTGGTGTCGGGCGCGATCCAGTGGTTCGCCGCCGCCGGTATCACCTCCAGCCTCGGTCGGGTGACCGACGAGTATCTCGACGGGAGCTTCCGGTGGCGATATCTCAACGCTCCCTTCTACGTCCTCTCTATCGCCCTCGTGTTACACGCCGTTAGCGCCTTCTTCCTCGGCGCTCAGGACTTGGAGTACCTTGCCATAATGCTCACTGGCGGGACACTGCTCGGGCTGGTCAGTACGCTTGCCTTTGCCGTCGCGGAGGCCCGCTTCGACCGCCCCGAACAGCACAATCAAGGCCCCGGCGGCCCCTCGTCCGAATAA
- a CDS encoding ArsR/SmtB family transcription factor, which produces MSLLPSRDPATPDAEPRVIGVDSDDADDVLSALSAETARNLLSELNKEPAPPSELADRVDTSLQNAQYHLKKLKNAGAVEVVDTAYSEKGREMDVFAPANQPLVICAGDEQETSGLRAALANIIGGLAIIGFASLLIQQVFGSGLGTLFGGPTVSSGSADTGSRDPSFYAENATVTDGGFEATAGALDTAAQGGAEAAAAVIPPGLAFFAGGAFVIAGMAALWYLRQ; this is translated from the coding sequence ATGTCGTTGCTGCCCTCTCGGGACCCGGCGACCCCGGACGCCGAACCCCGAGTCATCGGTGTCGACAGTGATGATGCGGACGACGTGCTGTCGGCACTCTCGGCAGAGACAGCGCGCAATTTACTGTCAGAACTAAACAAGGAGCCGGCGCCGCCGTCAGAGCTGGCCGACCGGGTGGATACGTCGCTGCAGAACGCACAGTATCACCTGAAGAAACTGAAGAACGCCGGTGCAGTCGAGGTCGTCGACACGGCGTACTCCGAGAAGGGGCGCGAGATGGACGTATTCGCGCCGGCCAACCAGCCACTCGTTATCTGTGCCGGTGACGAACAGGAGACATCGGGACTGCGGGCAGCGCTGGCGAACATTATCGGCGGTCTCGCGATTATCGGCTTCGCCAGCCTGCTGATCCAGCAAGTGTTCGGGAGCGGGCTGGGAACGCTGTTTGGCGGCCCAACAGTGTCGTCCGGAAGTGCGGACACTGGCAGCCGGGACCCGAGTTTTTACGCCGAGAACGCGACTGTGACCGACGGCGGCTTCGAGGCTACTGCGGGCGCACTCGACACCGCCGCACAGGGCGGCGCCGAGGCCGCTGCTGCCGTGATTCCGCCGGGCCTGGCGTTCTTTGCTGGCGGCGCATTCGTCATCGCGGGCATGGCGGCGCTGTGGTATCTGCGACAGTAA
- a CDS encoding phosphate-starvation-inducible PsiE family protein produces MDDEEADPVGGPLPAAESLDDKLLGYSETAIRYVEVVAALVLVLLFAIGVFDLGLQIFQSALRGDITDPLVVVGFIDTALLLFIIVEVYQTVVAYTQESETRRIVRLVIYTGVIAMVRKAIIFRTGEYASEEAALLAAGAYTLIILGLAALLLVERRTRGTLPESG; encoded by the coding sequence ATGGATGACGAGGAGGCCGACCCCGTAGGCGGGCCGCTACCGGCCGCGGAGTCGCTCGATGATAAGCTACTCGGCTACAGCGAGACGGCCATCCGGTACGTCGAGGTGGTCGCGGCGCTGGTGCTCGTCCTGCTGTTTGCCATCGGCGTGTTCGACCTGGGGCTGCAGATATTCCAGAGTGCGCTCCGTGGCGACATCACCGATCCGCTGGTCGTTGTCGGCTTCATCGACACCGCCCTGCTCCTGTTTATCATCGTCGAGGTGTACCAGACCGTCGTCGCCTACACCCAGGAGAGCGAGACCCGGCGTATCGTCCGCCTTGTCATCTACACGGGCGTCATCGCGATGGTCCGGAAGGCCATCATCTTCCGCACCGGCGAGTACGCCTCCGAAGAGGCTGCCCTCCTCGCGGCCGGGGCCTACACCCTCATCATCCTCGGACTCGCGGCCCTGCTGCTCGTCGAACGCCGGACCCGAGGCACGCTCCCGGAATCAGGGTGA
- a CDS encoding aminopeptidase has translation MDPRIREHAEVIVDHSIDLSEGDNLVIDAHPQAADLVTALHEFAADRGANPLVVQDRLGERFRRAYLRNRDEFETPSHVEALYEEMDAYIAIKGSDNVTETSDVDPETTAAYQQSQQPLLNERLSKTWCLTQYPAPANAQLAQTSTEGYENFVWDAVLKDWDAVREHQSQMVEILDPADEVRIVSGETTDVTMSIAGNETLNDYGEKNLPGGEVFTAPVPDSVEGEVLFDKPLYHQGREVTDVFLRFEGGEVVEHSAAKNEDLLTEVLSTDDGASRLGELGIGMNRDIDQFSYNMLFDEKMGDTVHMAVGRAYDATVGEENDQNESAVHVDMIVDMSEDSFIEVDGEVVQRDGTFVFEDGFED, from the coding sequence ATGGACCCACGTATCCGCGAACACGCGGAAGTCATTGTTGACCACTCTATCGATTTGAGCGAAGGCGACAACCTCGTTATCGACGCGCACCCTCAGGCTGCAGATCTCGTTACCGCCCTCCACGAGTTCGCCGCCGACCGTGGCGCAAATCCGCTCGTCGTGCAGGACCGCCTCGGCGAGCGGTTCCGTCGCGCCTACCTCCGCAACCGCGACGAGTTTGAGACACCGAGCCACGTCGAGGCGCTGTACGAGGAGATGGACGCGTATATCGCGATCAAGGGTAGCGACAATGTCACCGAGACCAGCGATGTCGACCCCGAAACAACGGCCGCCTATCAGCAGTCCCAGCAGCCGCTCCTGAACGAGCGGCTCTCGAAGACCTGGTGTCTCACGCAATATCCTGCGCCCGCCAACGCACAGCTCGCCCAGACGTCCACGGAAGGGTACGAGAACTTCGTCTGGGATGCTGTCCTCAAAGACTGGGACGCCGTTCGCGAGCACCAGTCACAGATGGTCGAGATACTCGACCCCGCCGACGAAGTCCGCATCGTCTCCGGGGAGACAACAGACGTGACGATGTCTATCGCCGGCAACGAGACGCTCAACGACTACGGCGAGAAGAACCTCCCCGGCGGAGAGGTATTCACCGCCCCCGTCCCCGACAGCGTCGAGGGCGAGGTGCTGTTCGACAAGCCGCTGTACCATCAGGGTCGGGAAGTGACTGATGTTTTCCTTCGCTTCGAGGGCGGCGAAGTCGTCGAGCACAGCGCCGCGAAGAACGAGGACCTCCTGACAGAGGTGCTATCGACTGATGATGGGGCGAGCCGACTCGGCGAACTGGGTATCGGAATGAACCGGGATATCGACCAGTTCTCCTACAATATGCTGTTCGATGAAAAGATGGGCGACACCGTTCATATGGCGGTAGGGCGAGCCTACGACGCCACTGTCGGCGAGGAGAACGACCAAAACGAGTCCGCAGTCCACGTGGACATGATTGTCGACATGAGCGAGGACTCGTTCATCGAAGTCGATGGCGAAGTCGTCCAGCGGGACGGGACGTTTGTCTTTGAAGACGGGTTCGAGGACTGA
- a CDS encoding group I truncated hemoglobin, which yields MASQSIFERIGGRDAVEAVVSDFYDRVLDDPLLEPYFEETDMDQLRSHQAQFISAVAGGPVEYDGDDMQTAHEGMGITADAFASVASHLEAALRENGVPDDDIEAILTEVAAMEDDIVEA from the coding sequence ATGGCATCACAGTCCATCTTCGAGCGGATCGGCGGTCGCGACGCGGTTGAGGCGGTGGTCTCGGATTTTTACGACCGCGTGCTTGACGACCCGCTGCTCGAACCGTACTTCGAGGAGACCGACATGGACCAGCTCCGCAGCCACCAGGCGCAGTTCATCAGTGCCGTCGCCGGCGGTCCGGTCGAATACGACGGCGACGATATGCAGACCGCCCACGAGGGCATGGGAATCACAGCGGACGCCTTCGCCAGTGTCGCCTCCCATCTCGAAGCTGCGCTCCGCGAGAACGGGGTCCCCGACGACGACATCGAAGCGATCCTCACCGAAGTCGCTGCCATGGAAGACGACATCGTTGAGGCGTAG
- a CDS encoding YccF domain-containing protein translates to MSEQRSLFVRAVWFLLVGWWVTGIWLSVAWFLNVTIIGLPLGIKMINKVPLVLTLKRRDRLVTESAGGSQHSLLVRAIWFVLVGWWASGVWTGVAYALSLTIVGLPLAIWMYNRLPFVVSLYQY, encoded by the coding sequence ATGAGTGAACAGCGGTCCCTCTTTGTCAGGGCGGTGTGGTTCCTGCTCGTCGGCTGGTGGGTGACCGGCATCTGGCTCTCGGTCGCGTGGTTCCTGAACGTCACAATCATCGGCCTCCCGCTGGGCATCAAGATGATAAACAAGGTGCCACTGGTGCTGACGCTCAAGCGACGTGATCGGCTCGTCACGGAGAGTGCTGGCGGCTCGCAGCACTCATTGCTCGTCCGGGCGATCTGGTTCGTCCTCGTCGGCTGGTGGGCCAGTGGCGTCTGGACCGGTGTCGCGTACGCGCTGTCGTTGACAATCGTCGGCCTGCCGCTGGCAATCTGGATGTACAACAGGCTCCCGTTCGTCGTTTCGCTGTACCAGTACTGA
- a CDS encoding MFS transporter, translated as MTDTGTTSTGSRRRGLAVVFFVVFLDLLGFGIIIPILPYYTRTFPGGTEFVIGLLAASYSAMQFVFAPLLGSLSDRVGRRPVLVVSLCGSVIAWTVFGLADALWLLFVSRMLAGAMGGNLSTAQAYVADVTPPERRAAALGFIGAAFGLGFIFGPGIGAVLSFDATVAAVDAVLPAAVPVTRFSLPSFAAAAASLCGVVVALRFLPESKSVSESADAPTTERTSSISQLWTAVSTPGLRPLLVAFFLVSFAFSGVQVMFVPYVADIYGYTAAQSALLLTYIGVLAVVTQGVLVGRLSARYSPVRLSLFGTGLLVVGVGTIPASRLLGSVLPDLTALAPFLTADLLGLLLVLTLLPLGNGVLSVTLTALVSQRASAALQGSAFGITQGAGSLARTVGPPVMGGLYFAVGYWSPFVVGSVLLLPVLWLVARLGTTPDTYQPRPSDPGHAR; from the coding sequence ATGACAGACACCGGGACCACAAGTACCGGGTCCCGCCGCCGTGGCCTCGCAGTGGTCTTCTTTGTCGTCTTTCTGGACCTCCTGGGCTTCGGTATCATCATTCCTATTCTCCCGTACTACACCCGGACGTTCCCCGGCGGGACGGAGTTCGTTATCGGCCTGCTGGCGGCCTCCTACTCCGCGATGCAGTTCGTCTTCGCCCCGTTGCTTGGTTCGCTGTCGGACCGCGTCGGCCGCCGACCGGTGCTGGTGGTGTCGCTGTGTGGCTCGGTCATTGCGTGGACGGTGTTCGGGCTGGCCGACGCGCTCTGGCTCCTGTTCGTCTCCCGGATGCTCGCCGGCGCGATGGGCGGGAACCTCTCGACGGCCCAGGCCTACGTCGCCGACGTGACGCCGCCGGAGCGCCGGGCCGCCGCCCTTGGCTTTATCGGGGCCGCGTTCGGCCTCGGCTTCATCTTCGGCCCCGGCATCGGTGCGGTGTTGAGTTTCGACGCCACGGTCGCTGCCGTCGACGCCGTCCTGCCGGCGGCTGTCCCCGTCACCCGGTTCTCGCTCCCGAGCTTCGCCGCCGCGGCCGCGAGCCTCTGTGGCGTCGTCGTCGCCCTGCGCTTTCTCCCCGAGTCCAAATCTGTCTCTGAGTCCGCGGACGCGCCCACCACCGAACGCACCTCATCGATTTCCCAGCTCTGGACGGCGGTTTCGACCCCCGGCCTCCGCCCGTTGCTGGTGGCTTTCTTCCTCGTTTCCTTCGCCTTCTCGGGTGTCCAGGTGATGTTCGTCCCCTACGTCGCCGACATCTACGGCTACACAGCTGCACAGAGCGCGCTCCTGCTGACCTACATCGGCGTCCTCGCGGTCGTCACGCAAGGCGTGCTGGTCGGGCGGCTCTCCGCCCGCTACAGCCCGGTCCGGCTCTCGCTGTTCGGGACCGGGCTGCTCGTCGTCGGCGTCGGTACCATTCCGGCCTCGCGGCTCCTCGGTTCGGTCCTTCCAGACCTGACCGCGCTCGCCCCGTTTCTCACCGCCGACCTGCTCGGCCTGTTGCTCGTGTTGACGCTCTTGCCGCTTGGCAACGGCGTCCTCTCGGTGACGTTGACGGCGCTCGTCTCCCAGCGAGCCAGCGCCGCCCTCCAGGGGAGCGCCTTCGGCATCACGCAGGGCGCTGGCAGCCTCGCCCGGACCGTCGGCCCGCCGGTCATGGGTGGACTGTACTTCGCCGTCGGCTACTGGTCGCCGTTCGTCGTCGGCAGCGTCCTGTTGCTCCCAGTGCTGTGGCTCGTTGCCAGACTGGGCACGACGCCGGACACTTACCAGCCGCGACCGTCAGACCCGGGCCACGCCAGATAG
- a CDS encoding radical SAM protein, whose product MISEGCEQCAKGGKMVLFVYGYCDQRDCFYCPLGENRKNVTQMYANERPVEDDADVIEEAKRMSALGTSITGGEPQEVLDRTCHYLELLKDEFGEDHHTHLYTGIPGGRENMRRLSEAGLDEIRFHPPLEQWGDLHGTEWEDILYIAREEGLTPAFEIPGIRAEEEFLEFLDEGAADFCNINEFEMSDGNYRRMQEEGFELKDDHMSAVEGSHDILETMGDHEKVYFCTSVFKDAAQHRSRLKRMARNIRRPFDDVTEDGTLVYGKAWTSEARLESLGVPEEYYTVKSEHVELAWWLLEEMVEEGDLEKGEIVEQYPTYDGTVVERTPLSGPATGDRATADD is encoded by the coding sequence ATGATTTCCGAGGGCTGCGAACAGTGCGCCAAAGGCGGCAAGATGGTGCTGTTCGTCTACGGCTACTGCGACCAGCGAGACTGCTTCTACTGTCCCCTCGGGGAAAACCGCAAGAACGTCACCCAGATGTACGCCAACGAGCGGCCCGTCGAGGATGACGCTGACGTTATCGAGGAAGCCAAGCGCATGAGCGCGCTGGGCACCTCGATTACAGGTGGCGAACCCCAGGAAGTACTCGACCGGACCTGTCACTATCTGGAACTGCTGAAAGACGAGTTCGGCGAGGACCACCACACGCACCTCTACACCGGTATCCCCGGCGGCCGCGAGAACATGCGCCGCCTCTCCGAAGCGGGCCTCGACGAGATTCGCTTCCACCCGCCGCTGGAGCAGTGGGGCGACCTCCACGGGACCGAGTGGGAGGACATCCTCTACATCGCCCGCGAGGAGGGGCTGACGCCGGCCTTCGAGATCCCCGGCATCCGGGCCGAGGAGGAGTTCCTCGAATTCTTAGACGAGGGCGCGGCCGACTTCTGTAACATCAACGAATTCGAGATGTCCGACGGGAACTACCGCCGGATGCAGGAGGAAGGCTTCGAGCTGAAAGACGACCACATGAGCGCCGTCGAAGGGAGCCACGACATTCTGGAGACAATGGGCGACCACGAGAAGGTGTACTTCTGTACGAGTGTGTTCAAAGACGCCGCGCAACACCGCTCGCGGCTCAAGCGGATGGCCCGAAACATCCGGCGTCCGTTCGACGACGTGACCGAGGACGGGACGCTCGTCTACGGGAAGGCCTGGACCTCGGAGGCCCGGCTGGAGTCGCTCGGCGTCCCCGAGGAGTACTACACCGTCAAGTCCGAGCACGTCGAGCTCGCCTGGTGGCTGTTAGAGGAGATGGTCGAGGAAGGCGACCTCGAGAAGGGCGAAATCGTCGAGCAGTACCCGACCTACGACGGGACGGTCGTCGAGCGGACGCCGCTGTCGGGTCCCGCGACCGGTGACCGGGCCACCGCCGACGACTGA
- a CDS encoding CNNM domain-containing protein translates to MSGLIAAIGSVLAVVLLLGLSAFFSSSEIAVFSLQKDWIAQQAATGERRAQVLQELYDNPHRLLVTLLVGNNIVNIAISSIITVLVASYLSPGPAVVATTVVTSVLILIFGEIVPKAFGLGNAQAWALTVASPVRLVERVLSPLITLFDGITGRITALITGETDIEKPYLE, encoded by the coding sequence ATGAGTGGTCTTATCGCGGCAATCGGTAGCGTCCTCGCTGTAGTCTTGCTTCTCGGACTGAGCGCGTTCTTTTCAAGTTCGGAGATAGCAGTGTTCTCGCTGCAGAAAGACTGGATAGCACAACAGGCAGCGACGGGGGAACGACGAGCGCAGGTGCTGCAAGAACTGTACGATAATCCACACCGGCTACTGGTGACGCTGTTGGTCGGCAACAACATCGTCAACATCGCGATTTCGAGCATCATCACCGTCCTCGTCGCGAGCTATCTCTCACCCGGACCGGCGGTCGTTGCAACCACGGTCGTGACAAGCGTCCTGATCCTGATTTTCGGTGAGATCGTGCCGAAGGCGTTCGGCCTCGGCAACGCACAGGCGTGGGCACTGACTGTCGCGTCGCCTGTCCGACTCGTCGAGCGCGTACTCTCCCCGCTTATCACCCTGTTCGATGGCATCACTGGCCGGATAACTGCACTCATTACGGGCGAAACGGACATCGAAAAGCCGTATCTGGAGTGA
- a CDS encoding metallophosphoesterase yields MLTAISDTHGTEDHRLTGRTLDAVREADHVLHAGDFMTEQVLDSIEAECDELTGVVGNNDRPAVRDRLPDVATVSWEGLTIVVVHGHEHTETALGMLARQEEADIVVVGHSHKPVLTDFGGWTLVNPGSYADPRRYQPAHAELDVMAGDVRVRLRSPDGTPISTTIVER; encoded by the coding sequence ATGCTCACTGCTATCTCAGACACGCACGGAACGGAGGACCATCGGCTGACAGGTCGGACGCTTGACGCTGTCCGCGAAGCCGACCATGTTCTCCATGCAGGCGATTTCATGACCGAGCAGGTCCTCGATTCTATCGAGGCCGAATGCGACGAACTGACCGGCGTTGTCGGGAACAACGACAGACCAGCGGTCCGTGATCGACTCCCAGACGTTGCGACTGTCTCCTGGGAGGGGCTGACTATCGTCGTTGTCCACGGGCACGAGCACACCGAAACCGCACTCGGCATGCTGGCCCGACAGGAGGAGGCCGACATCGTCGTCGTCGGTCACTCACACAAACCCGTACTGACCGATTTCGGCGGCTGGACGCTGGTCAATCCGGGTAGCTACGCCGACCCGCGGCGCTATCAACCGGCCCACGCGGAACTGGACGTGATGGCTGGCGACGTTCGCGTCCGCCTTCGCTCCCCGGACGGGACGCCGATTTCGACGACTATCGTCGAGCGGTGA
- a CDS encoding SDR family oxidoreductase, protein MDLELDGNAALCTAATSGLGLASAEALAAEGANVAVCGRTSDHVDAARDQLESVGDGDVLAVEADITDPDQVEALVEQTVDTFGGLDHVVTSAGGPAPGPFMETTEREWYSAYDLLVMSAVWTTRTAYPYLRDSEAGTIVNITSRSVREVIDDLVLSNAVRRAVIGLMKTQAREFAPEVRVNAVLPGAHETPRIEELVEAAVERGEYDSYEEGIESWSDAPLERVGQPEELGDVVAYLSSARSSYVTGTAIPVDGGSMRS, encoded by the coding sequence ATGGATCTTGAACTCGATGGCAACGCAGCGCTGTGTACCGCCGCGACCAGCGGACTCGGACTCGCGAGCGCCGAAGCCCTCGCCGCCGAGGGCGCGAACGTCGCCGTCTGTGGCCGGACATCGGACCACGTCGACGCGGCCCGGGACCAACTCGAATCGGTCGGCGACGGCGACGTACTGGCCGTCGAGGCGGACATCACCGACCCCGACCAGGTCGAGGCGCTCGTCGAGCAGACCGTCGACACCTTCGGCGGCCTTGACCACGTCGTCACCAGCGCGGGCGGTCCGGCCCCCGGCCCGTTCATGGAGACGACAGAGCGCGAGTGGTACAGCGCCTACGACCTGCTGGTGATGAGCGCCGTCTGGACCACCCGGACCGCCTACCCGTACCTCCGGGATTCCGAGGCCGGCACCATCGTCAACATCACGTCCCGCTCGGTCCGGGAGGTCATCGACGACCTGGTGCTGTCGAACGCCGTCCGCCGGGCCGTCATCGGCCTGATGAAGACGCAGGCCCGGGAGTTCGCGCCCGAGGTCCGCGTCAACGCCGTCCTCCCCGGCGCACACGAGACGCCCCGAATCGAGGAACTGGTCGAGGCCGCCGTCGAGCGCGGCGAGTACGACTCCTACGAAGAGGGTATCGAGTCGTGGTCCGACGCGCCCTTAGAGCGTGTCGGCCAGCCCGAGGAACTCGGCGACGTGGTCGCGTACCTCTCCTCGGCCCGCTCCTCCTACGTCACCGGAACGGCCATTCCGGTCGACGGCGGCTCGATGCGGAGCTAG